In Aedes albopictus strain Foshan unplaced genomic scaffold, AalbF5 HiC_scaffold_554, whole genome shotgun sequence, one genomic interval encodes:
- the LOC134284697 gene encoding ski oncogene-like — translation MTEYVPPQLITVLKTYQDNAPKGLHGPGLSLVHPSKAGPTTSSATVARPDSPENMEDSLIAPPITGPLPMPSHPIMTTSDPDCGVVQLTILEGKKIGCFLLGGEMRLCLPQIFNNILMDFSVEQINRSIQELMIYLYNCTDQQLQEFKRVNIIPDTAKTCGLITRTNAERLCSYMLHQADDTRNLKGATTFRVYHRCFGKCEGEFTPALYSFKEPACIRCRECQGMFSPQKFVCHQHDRQENRTCHWGFNSSNWHAYIHVALDEQNREAYAKILEQIWNQEQDLEEELQEREYWIAKRKVGGSLVGRGNGYGRQGCLFIADKGVNTVVR, via the coding sequence ATGACCGAGTACGTCCCGCCTCAGCTGATCACGGTTTTGAAAACCTACCAGGACAATGCACCGAAAGGCCTGCACGGTCCCGGCCTATCGCTGGTGCACCCCAGCAAAGCCGGTCCCACAACCAGCAGTGCCACAGTCGCCCGCCCTGATTCCCCGGAAAACATGGAAGATTCCCTAATCGCACCGCCCATCACCGGGCCCCTTCCGATGCCCTCGCATCCAATCATGACCACCTCGGATCCGGACTGTGGTGTTGTGCAACTCACCATCCTCGAGGGCAAAAAGATCGGTTGCTTCCTGCTGGGCGGCGAAATGCGACTCTGCCTGCCGCAGATCTTCAATAATATCCTGATGGACTTCTCGGTCGAGCAGATCAACCGCTCCATCCAGGAGCTGATGATCTACCTGTACAACTGCACCGACCAGCAACTGCAGGAATTTAAGCGGGTCAACATCATCCCCGACACGGCCAAAACCTGCGGGCTGATCACTCGGACCAACGCCGAGCGGCTCTGCAGCTATATGCTGCACCAGGCGGATGATACCCGCAACCTGAAAGGTGCGACCACCTTCCGAGTGTACCACCGGTGCTTCGGCAAGTGCGAGGGTGAATTCACACCGGCCCTGTACTCGTTCAAAGAACCCGCCTGCATCCGGTGCCGCGAATGTCAGGGAATGTTCTCGCCGCAGAAGTTTGTTTGCCACCAGCACGACCGGCAGGAGAATCGTACCTGCCACTGGGGATTCAATTCGAGCAACTGGCACGCCTACATCCACGTGGCGCTCGACGAGCAGAACCGGGAGGCGTACGCCAAAATTCTGGAGCAGATCTGGAACCAGGAGCAGGATCTGGAGGAGGAACTGCAGGAGCGGGAATACTGGATCGCCAAAAGAAAGGTAGGTGGTTCGTTGGTGGGGAGGGGGAATGGGTATGGAAGACAGGGATGTTTGTTCATAGCTGATAAGGGGGTAAACACAGTCGTGAGGTGA